The DNA sequence GGGCGATCCGGTTGGCGCGGGCGTTGAGTTCCGCGTAGGTCCAGCTCGTACCGGCGTGGACGGCGGCGATCTCCTCGGGGCGGGCGGCCACCTGCTCCTCGAACAGCTCATGGAACCGCCGGTCCGGCAGGGCGCGTTCGGGCCCCGACAGGCCGGTGATCTGGTGGCGCAGCTCCTCGTCGGAGAGCAGGGTGCGGGCCCGGCAGGGCGCGTCCGGCTCGGCCACCAGCCGGGCCAGCGCCGTCAGGTGGTAACCGGCGATCCGGTCGGCCGCCTCGGCGTTCAGCACATCGACGCGGTGGCGCAGCCGGAGGGTGCGGGTGGCGGGGTCGAAGGACACGGTCAGCACGACGGGGGACCCCTCGGGCGGGGTGTGGCCGCCGCCGAGGTCCAGGACCGTCTCGTAGGCCGTGTCGTACGCGGGGTCGTGGGCGGACGGGGACGCGTCGACCGCGCGCAGCAGCTCGCGCCACGTCAGGGCGCCGACCTCGACCCGGCGGCCGGCCGGGGCGGTGGCGGTGTCCGCCACGTACCCGGCGATCAGTTCGGGTTCGCCGCTGAGCGCCGAGAGCACCACGGCGTGCGCGGCGAGCGCGACGGCCTGCCAGCCGGTACCGGTACGGCGCGACACCAGCCGGGCGGCGGCCACCAGCCGGGCGGGCAGGGGGCGGGACAGCTCGGCGGTGCGCGGCTCGGTCTCCAAGGACCAGCGGGGCACGGTGCGCTGGGGTTCGGCGGTCACCCGGGGCTCGTCGGTCATCGGGACGCCCCTTCCGGCCGGGCCCCGGCGACGGCCGGTGCCGAGGAGGGGTCTTCCGACGGACGGCCTGCCGAGGAGAGGTCTGGGGCGAGGTCTCCCGATGAGCGGTCGAACGGGGCGTCCGAACGGCCGTCCCAGGCGGTGCCGCGCACCGACGCGACGAAGGCGGAGACCCGTTCGGCGCCCCAGAAGCCCTCCCGGCCGTTGACGAAGTACGGCACCCCGAAGGCGTCGTCGTGGTACGCGGCGGCCAGGCACTCCACGCCCTTGGCGCGCAGCCGGTCGTCGTCCACCGAGTCCGCGATCCCCGGGTCGAGGCCCAGCTCGTCGGCGATCAGGGTGATGGTGCCGCGCTCGGCGAGGTCCAGGCCCCGGTGCCAGCGGGCCCGGTAGGCGGCGGCGACGAACTCCCGGCCCCGGCCCGCCTCCTCGGCGGCGAGGTACGCCAGGTGGGAGACCTCCCAGTGCGGCGCCCGGTCCACCGGCCAGGTGACCTGCCAGCCGCGGGCGTGCGCCCAGCGGCGGGCGTCGCGCAGGATGTAGAAGTTCTTGGCCCGCGACATCGGCACCACGGGCAGGGTGACGCCCTGGTCGGCCAGCAGCTTCTCGGACACGGCGTCCGGCTCCCAGTACGGGATCCACTCGATCGCGTCGAGGACGTCGGGATAGCGCTCGCTCAGGTCACGGTACGCGAACCACGAATACGGGCTGCGCAACGAGAAATACCAGCGAGGATGTTTCTTCTTACGGCTCACAGCACGATTCCCCCGTCGATCTGGAAAACGGATCCGGTGATGTAGCCGGCGCGGTTCCCGGCCAGGAAGCCGACCAGTTCGGCGACTTCCTCCGGGGTGCCCATGCGGCCCAGGGCCACGGTGGCGAGCGCCGCGCCGCGCGCCTTCTCGCTCACGGCCGCGACCATGTCGGTGTCGATGAACCCGGGCGCGACGACGTTGACCCGCACGCCATAGCGGCCGATCTCCTTGGCCAGGGACCGGGAGAACCCGATGATCCCGGCCTTGGAGGCGGCGTAGTTGGTCTGGGTGGCGTTGCCGTGCACCCCGGCCACCGAGGAGATGTTGACGATGCTGCCGGAGCGGCGCTTCATCATGGAGAAGCCGACCGAGCGGCAGACGTGGAAGACCCCGTCGAGATTGGTGGCGACCACCGAGCCCCAGTCCTCGTCGCTCATCATCACCATCGCCTTGTCGCGGGTGATGCCGGCCGAGGTGACGGCGACCTCCACGGGGCCCAGCTCCTGCTCGGTGCGGGCCACCCAGGCGCGTACGGGCGCGGCCTGCGAGACGTCCACGCGCTCGGCGAGCACCCTGGCGCCCAGTGCCTCCGCCTCCTTGGCGAGGAGTTCGGCGGCCTCGGGGCGGGAGTGGTAGCAGAAGCTCACGTCGTAGCCGTCCTCGGCGAGCCGCAGCACCGTGGCCCGGCCGATGCCGCGTGAGCCGCCGCTGATCAGCGCGACGGGACGGCCTTCGGGCCGATGCGGATCCTGTGTCATGAAGTCGCCTCCTTGAGCGCGCCGGCCGGGCGGAAGGCCATCACCATGCGCGCCACGGACATCACCGGACGGGAGCCGCAGCGGCTCTCGCCCTCGAAGATCACCGAGTCGCCGAGCGAACGCGCGATGCGGACCCGGTGCTCGATCAGCTCCCCGGGCCGGACCGGGCTGTGGAACGCGGCGTCGGCCACGGAGCCGAAGAGCATCACCTGACCGCGGCTCTCCGGGGAGTCCGCCGAGGCCAGCAGCCCCGCCGTCTGCCCCCAGGACTCGATCACCAGGGACGGGGGGTAGGCGAGCCCGGCCCCCGGTGTGAGCCCGGCGTACCAGGGCTCGTTGAGCGTGACGGCCTTGACCGCGGTGACCCGCTCCCCGGGCACCAGCTCCACCACCCGGTCCACCAGCAGCATCGGATAGCGGTGCGGCAGCAGATCGGCGACGGCGGGTGCGGACGCGGCGGTCGCCGCGGACGCTACGGACGCCGCTTCGGGTGCGGCCGCCGCGGACGCCGGCTCGGGCGCGGCCGCCGCTTCGGGGCCGGCCGCCGGCTCGGGCGGCTGCCCGGCGGGCCGGTAGCGCAGCCGTACGGAGGCGGCCTCACCGCGTGCGGTCGAGGCCGACGCCGAGCAGCGCCAGCCGTCGCCCCGGCGCCGCCAGGTGAGGCGGAGGTCGATGACGTCGCCCGGGTAGACCGCACCGCTGAACCGTGCCGAGTCCACGGCCGCGAGCGCGACCGGCTCCGGCGCGGTGGACAGCGCGGCGCGGTGGGCGCACTCCACGACGCAGACCCCGGGGAAGATCGGGAAGTCGGGGTAGTGCCCCGCGAAGACCGGCTCCGAGGCGTCGACCGCGACCCGGGCGGCGGCCCGTCCGTCGGCGAGCGCGCTGGTGACCGTCACCCCCGCCGCCACGGGGCTCACTCCGGCGGCCCCGTCGGCGACCGCCGCCACCGCCGGGCTCACTTCGCGGGGAGCGGCGCCGCCGCCCAGGGCGACTCCGCCGCCCGAAGCAGCATCCCCGCCCTCAGGCACGGCCGCGTTCGCCACGTTCGCCACGTCCACCGCGTTGGCCACGTCCACCGCGCCCACCGCACCCACCGGCCCGTTCACGGTGCCACCAGCCTCAGGACCGCGCAGGCCAGGGAGCCGTCGCGGTCGGCCGAGGTGATGACGGCGAGACGGCCCGCCGCCTCGTCGGACAGTGCGGCCGTCGCCAGCAGGAAGGCGATCTGGAAGGTGGCCGAGGCCGCCGAGACATCGCCGAGCCGGCCCACTCCGGGCACCCGCTCCACCGCCTCCGCGCCGAACAGCGCGGTCAGCGCCTGTCGTTCGCA is a window from the Streptomyces luomodiensis genome containing:
- the fabG gene encoding 3-oxoacyl-ACP reductase FabG, coding for MTQDPHRPEGRPVALISGGSRGIGRATVLRLAEDGYDVSFCYHSRPEAAELLAKEAEALGARVLAERVDVSQAAPVRAWVARTEQELGPVEVAVTSAGITRDKAMVMMSDEDWGSVVATNLDGVFHVCRSVGFSMMKRRSGSIVNISSVAGVHGNATQTNYAASKAGIIGFSRSLAKEIGRYGVRVNVVAPGFIDTDMVAAVSEKARGAALATVALGRMGTPEEVAELVGFLAGNRAGYITGSVFQIDGGIVL
- a CDS encoding 2-hydroxychromene-2-carboxylate isomerase, with the protein product MSRKKKHPRWYFSLRSPYSWFAYRDLSERYPDVLDAIEWIPYWEPDAVSEKLLADQGVTLPVVPMSRAKNFYILRDARRWAHARGWQVTWPVDRAPHWEVSHLAYLAAEEAGRGREFVAAAYRARWHRGLDLAERGTITLIADELGLDPGIADSVDDDRLRAKGVECLAAAYHDDAFGVPYFVNGREGFWGAERVSAFVASVRGTAWDGRSDAPFDRSSGDLAPDLSSAGRPSEDPSSAPAVAGARPEGASR
- a CDS encoding 3-hydroxyacyl-ACP dehydratase FabZ family protein, with the translated sequence MNGPVGAVGAVDVANAVDVANVANAAVPEGGDAASGGGVALGGGAAPREVSPAVAAVADGAAGVSPVAAGVTVTSALADGRAAARVAVDASEPVFAGHYPDFPIFPGVCVVECAHRAALSTAPEPVALAAVDSARFSGAVYPGDVIDLRLTWRRRGDGWRCSASASTARGEAASVRLRYRPAGQPPEPAAGPEAAAAPEPASAAAAPEAASVASAATAASAPAVADLLPHRYPMLLVDRVVELVPGERVTAVKAVTLNEPWYAGLTPGAGLAYPPSLVIESWGQTAGLLASADSPESRGQVMLFGSVADAAFHSPVRPGELIEHRVRIARSLGDSVIFEGESRCGSRPVMSVARMVMAFRPAGALKEATS